One Trichosurus vulpecula isolate mTriVul1 chromosome 7, mTriVul1.pri, whole genome shotgun sequence genomic region harbors:
- the CDSN gene encoding corneodesmosin — MGTTRAAQMGQRKGCPFTLMVLLIVALLLPAGTLAKSVRAFYDPCKDPNRITFPNDPCITGSSGSSSSSGSSGSSGSNGSSGFSGSSGSSGSSGSSGSSGSSGSIGSSGSSSSSGYSSYSSSSGSGGFGGSSGFGGSSGSSGSSGSSGSSGSSGSSGSMGSWSSYSSSSQSGSSPVLSSSWSGSGSSKTGSAISQSSLISSGSSGGNPVVSVSGLAPCGPDNPLSHCSGPPLPSSGSSSSSHSISGGHKPVVVVVEQHGSGGNRVIAGPPCSNGGAPGKPCPPITSSNSYGGYEVVGGSSNSYLIPGMTYSKGKIYPVGYFSKENPKGSPSVPNFAAGPPISEGKYFSNNPFISSHGSSVSYQSGGSSPLIIYQPVGTGGVQTGSSVLQPCGPGSKISVGPCSSSSSSSSSSSSVVHSSPSGSSISISSHPCGSGYQASKGPCSSSVSSSLSSKNVIFQPCVSGSTSSGKPCGSVSSSSFGSKVSGSLEGSPQVDPSAGAKPCGSSSSGSIPCRSIRDLLAQVKPLGPQLADPEVFLPQGGPLESP, encoded by the exons ATGGGCACGACTAGGGCAGCCCAGATGGGGCAACGGAAGGGTTGCCCATTCACCCTGATGGTGCTGCTGATAGTTGCCCTCCTCCTGCCAG CAG GAACCCTGGCTAAGAGTGTCCGGGCCTTCTATGATCCCTGTAAAGACCCCAACAGAATCACCTTTCCCAATGATCCCTGTATCACCGGGAGTAGTGGTTCCAGTAGCTCTAGTGGTTCCAGTGGCTCTAGCGGTTCCAACGGCTCCAGTGGCTTCAGTGGTTCCAGTGGCTCCAGCGGCTCCAGCGGTTCCAGTGGTTCCAGTGGATCCAGTGGCTCTATTGGTTCCAGTGGCTCCAGTAGTTCCAGCGGCTACAGCAGCTACAGTAGTTCCAGTGGCTCCGGCGGCTTCGGTGGCTCCAGTGGCTTTGGTGGCTCCAGTGGGTCCAGCGGCTCTAGTGGGTCCAGCGGCTCTAGTGGGTCCAGTGGCTCCAGTGGTTCCATGGGATCTTGGTCCTCCTATTCTAGTTCCTCTCAGTCTGGCTCTAGCCCTGTTCTATCATCTAGCTGGTCTGGATCTGGCTCCTCTAAAACTGGCTCTGCCATTTCTCAGTCCTCTTTGATATCctctggcagcagtggtggcaacCCTGTTGTATCTGTCTCTGGTCTAGCACCCTGTGGTCCAGACAATCCTTTATCACACTGTAGTGGGCCCCCTCTCCCATCTTCCGGCTCCAGTTCCAGCTCCCACTCTATATCAGGGGGCCATAAgcctgtggtggtggtggtagagcaGCATGGTTCTGGTGGCAATCGGGTAATAGCAGGGCCTCCGTGCAGCAATGGCGGGGCTCCTGGCAAGCCTTGTCCCCCTATCACTTCCTCCAACTCTTATGGTGGCTATGAAGTGGTAGGTGGGTCCTCTAACAGTTACTTGATCCCAGGTATGACCTATAGTAAGGGTAAAATCTACCCTGTTGGCTACTTCTCTAAGGAGAACCCCAAGGGTTCTCCGAGTGTTCCCAACTTTGCTGCTGGGCCCCCCATCTCTGAGGGGAAATACTTCTCCAACAACCCCTTCATCTCCAGCCATGGTTCCAGTGTCTCTTACCAGTCAGGAGGCTCTTCCCCACTTATTATTTACCAGCCTGTGGGCACTGGCGGTGTCCAGACTGGGAGCTCTGTGCTTCAGCCTTGTGGGCCTGGTTCCAAAATCTCGGTGGGgccctgctcttcctcctcctcctcttcctcctcctccagctctgTGGTTCACAGTAGCCCCAGTGGGTCCagcatttccatttcttctcatcCTTGTGGGAGTGGTTACCAGGCCTCCAAAGGGCCctgctcctcctctgtctccagcTCCCTCAGTAGCAAAAATGTGATTTTCCAGCCTTGCGTGAGTGGTTCCACCTCTTCTGGCAAACCTTGTGGGTCGGtgtcctcttcttcctttggATCCAAAGTGAGTGGGAGTCTTGAGGGCTCCCCGCAAGTAGATCCTTCAGCAGGGGCCAAACCCTGTGGTTCTAGCAGCTCTGGCAGCATCCCCTGCCGTTCCATTCGTGACCTTCTGGCCCAAGTGAAACCACTGGGGCCACAGCTGGCTGACCCTGAGGTTTTTTTGCCCCAAGGAGGGCCCCTTGAGAGTCCCTga
- the C7H6orf15 gene encoding uncharacterized protein C6orf15 homolog produces MQNHRTWSWAFLGLFMISLHLPAFSARSIRWTEETNLQDLGSDPLFSGYPSLVDPLGSSIPDHPWLRPHPLSDSSETIVPLGPDDSLFDHSWQYGNSGLQGSLLHKGASVQGSLPSDDTWQMMAHTYDDSLPDSPSHPIGAIPSVASGSQTVVTPPGSINSSPDTPSLLKDTESKRPPRSDPPGPQAEIPTQRSSWSLNNRIRQRPLPGHPWGTQDINPGVSWGSQGLGTRRPARLPVGSWGISNQYPGTSWGNQHQYPGTSWGGNNKYPGTNWGINTRYPGTSWGVNNWYPSINWGGNNGYPGNSWGRYPGTNNQFPGNVWGINNQYPGAPRLPSSSWNVPPRYQNHP; encoded by the exons ATGCAGAACCATAGGACTTGGAGCTGGGCTTTCCTGGGTCTGTTTATGATCAGTCTTCATCTTCCAG CTTTCTCTGCCAGGAGCATCAGATGGACCGAGGAAACAAACCTGCAGGATTTGGGATCGGACCCCCTGTTTTCTGGATACCCCTCCTTGGTAGACCCCTTGGGATCCTCCATTCCTGACCATCCTTGGCTCAGACCACATCCTCTGTCTGATAGCTCAGAGACTATTGTTCCTTTGGGCCCCGATGACTCTCTATTTGACCACTCTTGGCAGTATGGAAATTCTGGGCTCCAAGGATCTCTCCTGCATAAGGGCGCATCAGTCCAGGGCTCCCTGCCCTCTGATGATACTTGGCAAATGATGGCTCACACATATGATGATTCTTTGCCTGACAGTCCTTCCCACCCTATTGGTGCAATACCCTCTGTGGCTAGTGGGTCCCAGACAGTAGTTACTCCTCCAGGCTCAATCAATTCGTCCCCTGAtaccccatccctcctcaaagACACTGAGTCTAAGCGGCCTCCCCGTTCTGATCCTCCAGGGCCACAGGCAGAAATCCCTACCCAGCGCTCTTCCTGGTCCCTCAACAACCGAATTCGTCAGAGGCCTTTGCCTGGTCACCCATGGGGGACTCAGGACATTAATCCTGGGGTGTCTTGGGGGAGTCAGGGTCTTGGGACTAGAAGGCCAGCTAGACTTCCTGTGGGAAGCTGGGGAATTAGCAATCAATACCCAGGTACCAGCTGGGGGAACCAACATCAGTATCCAGGCACTAGCTGGGGGGGTAATAATAAATATCCAGGTACCAACTGGGGGATTAATACTAGATACCCAGGTACTAGTTGGGGGGTTAATAATTGGTACCCAAGTATCAACTGGGGAGGCAACAATGGATATCCAGGGAACAGCTGGGGGAGATATCCAGGTACCAACAATCAATTTCCAGGGAACGTGTGGGGAATTAATAACCAATACCCTGGAGCCCCCCGCCTTCCCAGCTCTTCCTGGAATGTCCCTCCTAGATACCAAAATCACCCCTGA